One segment of Deltaproteobacteria bacterium DNA contains the following:
- a CDS encoding HD domain-containing protein — MKSLYAVDIRESQSVDEMFLVASKTQGVTKGGSSYLTLKLLDRSGEIEARVWERADDLGRGFAKNDFVRVRGQATQFQGKVQIRVQDVVRVDESTVAAEDFLPKSANDPETMLAELQTILRAMKNPHLLGLAEACFADDELMRLLKQAPGAKTIHHPYLSGLLEHTLLLLKLILKVVDNYPGVDVDLLLVGGFLHDIGKVYEFSFDRAFDYTDAGQLLGHLVMEVEMVTKKIDGITGFPPELALLVKHMLVSHHGAYEFGSPKLPQTLEAVILRSLDDLDGKIQAIQNMPEKEPGSKWSAFHRAYGRSFFRNKIEEQ, encoded by the coding sequence ATGAAATCTCTGTACGCTGTCGATATTCGCGAGAGTCAATCGGTGGATGAGATGTTTCTGGTCGCGTCGAAAACCCAAGGCGTGACCAAGGGCGGCAGTAGTTACTTGACGCTCAAGCTGCTCGATCGCAGCGGCGAGATCGAAGCGCGAGTGTGGGAGCGCGCCGACGATCTCGGCCGCGGCTTCGCTAAAAATGACTTCGTGCGCGTGCGCGGCCAGGCGACGCAGTTCCAGGGCAAAGTTCAGATCCGCGTGCAGGATGTCGTGCGCGTCGACGAGTCGACGGTTGCCGCTGAAGATTTTCTGCCCAAAAGCGCCAACGACCCCGAGACGATGTTGGCGGAGCTGCAAACGATTCTCCGCGCGATGAAAAATCCCCATCTGCTGGGGCTGGCTGAGGCGTGCTTCGCCGATGACGAATTGATGCGGCTGTTGAAGCAAGCGCCGGGCGCCAAGACGATTCATCATCCTTATTTAAGCGGCCTGTTGGAGCACACGCTGTTGTTGCTCAAGCTGATTCTCAAAGTCGTCGACAATTATCCCGGTGTCGACGTCGACTTGCTGCTCGTCGGCGGCTTTCTCCACGACATCGGCAAGGTTTACGAATTCTCCTTCGATCGCGCCTTCGACTACACCGACGCCGGCCAGCTGCTCGGCCATCTGGTCATGGAAGTCGAGATGGTGACGAAAAAGATCGATGGGATCACCGGTTTTCCGCCGGAGTTGGCGCTGTTGGTCAAACATATGTTGGTGAGTCATCACGGCGCTTACGAATTCGGCTCGCCCAAGTTGCCGCAGACCTTGGAAGCCGTTATCTTGCGTTCTCTCGACGATCTCGACGGCAAGATTCAGGCGATTCAAAATATGCCGGAAAAAGAGCCAGGGTCGAAGTGGTCGGCGTTTCATCGCGCCTATGGGCGGAGCTTCTTTAGAAATAAGATTGAGGAGCAATGA